CCCCTCCAAAAACAATCGTCTTTCCTCCAAATGGCCGATCTAAATTTGATGGATCGTTAAATCTTAGAATATCTCTTAAAGTTTGATCAAGAGTTTCAAAACAGTACCTATGCATCATTGGTGCCTCATCCCAAATGATTAACTTTGCCTTAACCATCAACTTAGCTATTGGACTTTCTTGCTTAATGTTGCATGTTGAATCTTCAGTTATATTCAGAAGAATCGCAAATCTTGAATGAGTTGTCCGTCCTCCTGGTAACAACAGAGATGCAATACCACTTGATGCAACATTTAGTACTATATCACCTTTAGAGTGTATGCCAGCAGACAATGTTTTCCAGAGAAAAGT
The nucleotide sequence above comes from Capsicum annuum cultivar UCD-10X-F1 unplaced genomic scaffold, UCD10Xv1.1 ctg14953, whole genome shotgun sequence. Encoded proteins:
- the LOC124890302 gene encoding uncharacterized protein LOC124890302 — translated: MPKPCYGHEEVDRTNTLINEELRYNRRNLAQEHQQLLMQLTVKQKYVYNKIMTVVNEDKRELFILYGHGGIGKTFLWKTLSAGIHSKGDIVLNVASSGIASLLLPGGRTTHSRFAILLNITEDSTCNIKQESPIAKLMVKAKLIIWDEAPMMHRYCFETLDQTLRDILRFNDPSNLDRPFGGKTIVF